Proteins found in one bacterium genomic segment:
- a CDS encoding AAA family ATPase has translation NIRSWGGETEGGNLPSNLYDRIAAIYLQPLRDPEIGLHAGRHSQVSRLIDRLTNEAQRGDFVDIAKDANSKIRELEPVKAAKGVINHQMTSIAGEQLTQKTELIFSDPTFHRIIAGLIPEIEGLPVALNGLGYNNLVFTSATLGTLRRSPQYSLRCILVEEPEAHLHPHLQVLLLRYLARVTAEEGDDEVQVIASSHSPILVSQAPIDSIVSVHEHDGRVAVVSVCSITMEESIKKKLQRFLDATRAELFFARRLLMVEGIAEVLLLPALTRIAGGCLKESAVTVLNADGINFNAFLPLLGDTRLSFPVAILTDGDAKKIGDPRSETATSLIEMAKQIPNLCIALSEITLEHELARSPTIFPMMLDAFEILHPIKGKELGENVARLPSAEDKANAFLEMFRNTKTSKGQFAQELAALLDTSDLESDAVPQYIKNALGFVGAIGTEALDG, from the coding sequence CGAACATCAGATCTTGGGGCGGAGAGACAGAGGGGGGTAACTTACCGTCAAATCTTTATGATCGAATCGCCGCAATTTATCTTCAACCGCTCCGCGATCCCGAAATCGGTCTGCATGCTGGCCGGCATTCACAGGTGTCGCGTCTCATCGATCGTCTGACCAATGAAGCGCAGCGTGGTGACTTTGTAGATATCGCGAAAGATGCGAACTCCAAGATTCGTGAATTGGAGCCCGTCAAAGCGGCCAAAGGTGTCATTAACCATCAAATGACCTCTATTGCCGGCGAACAACTTACCCAGAAGACGGAATTGATCTTTAGTGATCCAACATTCCACCGGATCATCGCAGGACTTATTCCAGAGATTGAAGGTCTCCCAGTTGCGCTAAACGGACTCGGCTATAACAATCTCGTATTCACCTCAGCTACTCTTGGAACACTCAGAAGGAGTCCGCAGTATTCGCTTCGTTGCATCCTTGTCGAGGAGCCTGAGGCCCATCTCCATCCTCATCTTCAGGTGCTTCTTCTTCGATACTTAGCCAGAGTCACAGCTGAGGAAGGGGATGACGAAGTACAGGTAATCGCAAGCAGTCATTCGCCCATTCTGGTCAGTCAAGCACCAATTGACTCTATTGTATCGGTTCATGAGCATGATGGTAGGGTGGCCGTCGTGTCTGTTTGTTCCATCACCATGGAAGAGTCAATAAAGAAGAAACTCCAGCGCTTTCTTGACGCCACCCGGGCAGAGCTTTTTTTTGCGCGGCGCCTCTTGATGGTAGAAGGCATCGCCGAGGTCCTACTTTTACCCGCGCTTACGAGGATAGCAGGAGGATGTCTAAAGGAATCTGCCGTGACTGTACTAAACGCAGATGGGATTAATTTCAATGCCTTTTTGCCTTTGCTGGGTGATACACGCCTCAGCTTCCCTGTCGCGATATTGACCGACGGAGATGCAAAAAAGATTGGCGATCCGCGTTCGGAAACAGCGACTAGCCTAATTGAAATGGCAAAGCAGATCCCCAATTTATGTATCGCACTATCAGAGATCACCCTCGAACATGAACTCGCTCGCTCCCCAACGATATTCCCGATGATGCTGGATGCATTTGAGATTCTCCATCCCATTAAAGGTAAAGAGCTTGGGGAGAATGTTGCCAGACTACCTTCTGCTGAAGATAAGGCTAATGCATTCCTGGAGATGTTTCGAAATACCAAAACATCGAAAGGGCAATTCGCGCAGGAATTGGCAGCACTACTGGATACATCAGACTTAGAGTCGGATGCAGTACCTCAGTACATCAAGAATGCTCTCGGATTCGTGGGTGCGATTGGTACAGAAGCGCTCGATGGATAA
- a CDS encoding UvrD-helicase domain-containing protein, giving the protein MRLVQKRSMDKTRTLRDQILAQNPTSQQQDAIFAENLEFLLRAAPGSGKTWTSCRRFIWRGANWPHSAGGLALLSFTNAAIREFQQATIKIGRRDLLSDPNYVGTFDSFVERFILAPFGHLISGLSWRPKLFIAPRPGDRNNKKLMAWLELKGGNKQPVFAWEIVPYPKDTKIAYRTQRGLDLSADSNARQAVMELMSLGYYTHGQRVYWAVRLLYQRPHLARLLARGFPEIIVDEAQDTNAWLLILLNLIRTQGSKVTLVGDPDQCIYEFSMADVTSLLALKEKWDISEKPLSQSFRCNNQIANAVRNIGGNQSFIGYGDAMNISCIPYITRETNEQFSLSVAEFKKALDRAGIDMASSAILCRGHQQLELIRGEANYEQLQGATKEFAKASFLRDCRRDYKRAFDLVTVSIRLLVDDPDLWKRIDEAPESIEAQRVNLAIWRFVRSQTGLPPVNLSASEWIPQLRTSLGRVLADFCASNVPNLNQRIKKTGLNDMQTNLSLFSQYMLFPPIRQETIHGVKGESINGVLVLGSAKFWNSVIDSVSKRETSEDRRLAYVAMSRARHLLVVGLPATHFDKHKKSWVNWGFSVL; this is encoded by the coding sequence GTGCGATTGGTACAGAAGCGCTCGATGGATAAGACTCGGACATTACGCGATCAGATTCTCGCGCAGAATCCGACTTCACAACAGCAGGACGCCATTTTCGCTGAAAACCTGGAGTTTCTTTTGCGTGCCGCTCCCGGAAGCGGAAAGACATGGACATCTTGCAGACGATTCATCTGGCGCGGTGCGAACTGGCCACACTCGGCAGGCGGTCTTGCCCTTCTGTCTTTCACAAACGCGGCAATAAGAGAATTCCAACAAGCGACAATCAAGATCGGAAGGCGCGATTTATTGTCCGATCCGAACTATGTCGGCACATTTGACTCTTTCGTAGAGCGATTCATTCTCGCACCCTTTGGGCATCTGATTAGTGGATTATCGTGGCGTCCAAAGCTTTTTATAGCCCCGCGTCCTGGTGACCGGAACAATAAGAAGCTGATGGCTTGGCTTGAATTGAAGGGAGGAAACAAACAACCAGTATTCGCTTGGGAAATTGTCCCCTATCCAAAAGACACCAAGATAGCCTACAGGACACAAAGAGGTCTCGATCTCAGTGCAGATTCGAATGCACGGCAAGCCGTGATGGAACTAATGTCCTTGGGTTATTACACCCACGGGCAACGCGTCTACTGGGCTGTACGCCTCCTTTACCAACGTCCTCATCTCGCTCGCTTGCTTGCAAGAGGATTTCCGGAGATCATTGTTGACGAAGCACAAGACACCAATGCTTGGCTCTTGATTCTTCTTAACTTGATCCGGACTCAAGGATCAAAGGTCACTCTTGTTGGTGACCCTGATCAGTGTATTTACGAATTCAGCATGGCGGACGTTACATCTCTTCTGGCACTCAAGGAAAAATGGGATATTTCAGAGAAGCCCCTTAGCCAGTCGTTTAGATGCAACAACCAAATTGCAAATGCCGTTCGGAATATCGGTGGAAACCAATCATTCATCGGATATGGCGACGCCATGAACATTAGCTGTATCCCTTACATCACCAGGGAAACAAATGAACAGTTTTCACTAAGTGTCGCAGAGTTCAAGAAGGCTCTTGATCGTGCTGGAATCGATATGGCATCAAGTGCCATTCTTTGCAGGGGACACCAGCAGCTTGAATTAATACGAGGTGAAGCCAACTATGAACAACTTCAGGGTGCCACAAAGGAATTCGCAAAGGCGTCCTTCTTACGAGACTGCAGAAGAGACTATAAACGTGCATTTGATCTTGTGACCGTGTCAATACGTTTGTTGGTTGATGATCCGGACCTATGGAAGAGAATCGACGAAGCGCCAGAATCCATAGAAGCCCAACGAGTGAATCTTGCCATTTGGCGTTTCGTTAGATCCCAAACGGGTCTTCCTCCAGTGAATCTTAGTGCAAGTGAATGGATTCCACAACTTCGAACTAGTCTTGGAAGGGTGTTGGCAGATTTCTGTGCAAGCAATGTTCCCAATCTGAATCAGAGGATCAAGAAGACGGGCTTGAATGATATGCAAACAAACCTGTCCCTTTTCTCACAATATATGCTCTTTCCGCCGATACGACAGGAAACCATACATGGAGTGAAAGGCGAGAGCATTAACGGTGTTTTGGTTCTCGGGAGTGCCAAGTTCTGGAATTCGGTAATTGACTCGGTATCTAAAAGGGAAACGAGTGAGGATAGACGCCTTGCGTATGTTGCAATGTCCCGAGCTCGACATCTTCTCGTTGTTGGACTGCCGGCCACTCATTTTGACAAGCACAAGAAATCGTGGGTAAATTGGGGATTTTCCGTATTGTGA